In Promicromonospora sukumoe, the following proteins share a genomic window:
- a CDS encoding MIP/aquaporin family protein codes for MSQDLAATSGVTEVEERSPSLLSRLLAETFGTFLLTLVIVGVLVYSPLNTVGGLGVALGAAFAYIAGAATVGRVSGAHFNPAISLGAWLSGRISVTSMFSYWGAQLVGAILASAVLFATVPQPLLALLGKENTSDAFDAAVNGFSQHSPLYLQTQGQAQFDWLPALLVEVIISAVLVGVYLGVHDRRSKIGYAPVAVGSAIAALSLVSWFVTNTGMNPARSTAAALFANNWGADGSGRQLWLFWLAPLVGAALAALFYRAFASVEPEELELDEDDDEDDAPELVAAQSAPAATTTETSPVTEEKAAEPVAEPATEPEKKNDDKA; via the coding sequence ATGTCCCAGGACCTCGCCGCGACCAGCGGCGTCACCGAGGTCGAGGAGCGGTCGCCCAGCCTGCTCTCCCGCCTGCTCGCCGAGACCTTCGGCACGTTCCTGCTGACGCTCGTGATCGTGGGTGTGCTCGTCTACAGCCCGCTGAACACCGTCGGCGGGCTCGGCGTGGCGCTCGGTGCGGCATTCGCCTACATCGCGGGCGCCGCGACCGTCGGCCGTGTCTCCGGTGCGCACTTCAACCCGGCCATCTCGCTGGGCGCCTGGCTCAGCGGCCGTATCTCGGTCACGAGCATGTTCAGCTACTGGGGCGCCCAGCTCGTCGGCGCCATCCTGGCCTCCGCCGTGCTGTTCGCGACCGTGCCGCAGCCGCTGCTCGCGCTGCTCGGCAAGGAGAACACCTCCGACGCCTTCGACGCGGCCGTCAACGGCTTCTCCCAGCACTCCCCGCTCTACCTGCAGACGCAGGGCCAGGCCCAGTTCGACTGGCTCCCGGCGCTGCTCGTCGAGGTCATCATCTCCGCCGTGCTCGTGGGCGTGTACCTGGGCGTGCACGACCGCCGCAGCAAGATCGGCTACGCCCCCGTCGCCGTGGGCAGCGCCATCGCCGCCCTCTCGCTGGTCTCGTGGTTCGTCACCAACACGGGCATGAACCCGGCCCGCTCCACCGCCGCGGCGCTGTTCGCGAACAACTGGGGCGCCGACGGCTCCGGCCGCCAGCTCTGGCTGTTCTGGCTCGCCCCGCTGGTCGGCGCCGCGCTCGCCGCGCTGTTCTACCGCGCCTTCGCCTCGGTCGAGCCCGAGGAGCTGGAGCTCGACGAGGACGACGACGAGGACGACGCTCCTGAGCTCGTCGCCGCGCAGTCGGCCCCCGCGGCCACGACGACGGAGACCTCCCCGGTGACGGAGGAGAAGGCCGCCGAGCCCGTCGCCGAGCCGGCCACCGAGCCGGAGAAGAAGAACGACGACAA
- a CDS encoding malate dehydrogenase has translation MTEPVNVTVTGAAGQIGYALLFRIAAGEMLGPDVPVRLRLLEIPQAVAAAEGTAMELDDCAFPNLAGVEIFDDPVKAFDGVNVALLVGARPRGPGMERADLLEANGGIFGPQGRAINDGAADDVRVLVVGNPANTNALIAASNAPDVPATRFTAMTRLDHNRALSQVAAKTGTPVADIKRLTIWGNHSASQYPDLFRADVGGRPGADVAADTAWLTDEFIPTVAKRGAAIIQARGASSAASAANAAIAHVRDWTLGTPEGDWTSAGLWSSGEYGVPEGLVSSFPVTSDGTGEWKIVEGLDIDEFSRGRIDASVAELVEERDAVRALGLI, from the coding sequence ATGACTGAACCCGTGAATGTCACCGTCACCGGAGCCGCTGGCCAGATCGGGTACGCGCTCCTCTTCCGCATAGCAGCGGGCGAGATGCTCGGCCCGGACGTGCCGGTACGGCTCCGACTCCTCGAGATCCCGCAGGCGGTCGCCGCCGCGGAGGGCACCGCCATGGAGCTCGACGACTGCGCCTTCCCGAACCTGGCCGGCGTCGAGATCTTCGACGACCCGGTCAAGGCGTTCGACGGCGTCAACGTCGCCCTGCTCGTGGGCGCGCGCCCGCGCGGCCCGGGGATGGAGCGCGCCGACCTGCTCGAGGCGAACGGCGGCATCTTCGGCCCGCAGGGCCGGGCCATCAACGACGGCGCGGCCGACGACGTCCGCGTGCTCGTGGTCGGCAACCCGGCCAACACCAACGCCCTCATCGCGGCGTCCAACGCGCCCGACGTGCCGGCCACGCGGTTCACCGCGATGACCCGGCTCGACCACAACCGCGCGCTCTCGCAGGTCGCGGCCAAGACCGGGACCCCCGTCGCCGACATCAAGCGGCTCACGATCTGGGGCAACCACTCCGCGTCGCAGTACCCCGACCTGTTCCGCGCCGACGTGGGCGGCCGCCCCGGCGCCGACGTCGCGGCCGACACCGCGTGGCTCACCGACGAGTTCATCCCGACCGTCGCCAAGCGCGGCGCCGCGATCATCCAGGCGCGCGGGGCGTCGTCGGCGGCGTCGGCGGCCAACGCGGCCATCGCGCACGTGCGCGACTGGACGCTCGGCACCCCCGAGGGCGACTGGACGTCGGCGGGCCTGTGGTCGTCCGGCGAGTACGGCGTGCCCGAGGGGCTCGTGTCCTCGTTCCCCGTGACGTCCGACGGCACGGGCGAGTGGAAGATCGTCGAGGGCCTGGACATCGACGAGTTCTCCCGCGGCCGGATCGACGCGAGCGTCGCCGAGCTGGTCGAGGAGCGCGACGCGGTGCGGGCCCTGGGCCTGATCTAG
- a CDS encoding MFS transporter: MLGRAFKWFWAGEAVSELGTYVTTVALQVLVVVTLGASATELGVVNAARWVPYLVLGLVLGAVVDRWRRRPLLIATDLVRGLLLGAVPLLWWAGMLNIPVLAVFMALLGLASLLNDAASQSFVPRLVPRTALVRANARLDQTGAVAQASGPAIGGALTTALGAPLAVLVDAATYLFAAFAVWRAKVPEPGPARGTPRPDGGLRPAARRLVDDVREGLRWVYRHTMLAPLALATHGWFLCNGIVTTVLAPFALVGLGMTAFQLGLALAAAGAAGLAGALLSERAGRVWGAGRTVVAARFAMVPAWAVVALAPAGATSSSSDGPGTTATWLTVATIAVGQGLYGLATGLENANEMGYRQAVTPDHLQARTNTTIRSINRAMLVIGAPAGGLLADHLGYRPALWVGVAGFTLVAVLLGMSRFRSARHPQVS; encoded by the coding sequence TTGCTCGGGCGTGCGTTCAAGTGGTTCTGGGCGGGCGAGGCCGTGTCCGAGCTGGGCACCTACGTCACCACCGTCGCGCTGCAGGTGCTCGTCGTCGTCACGCTCGGGGCGAGCGCCACCGAGCTGGGCGTCGTCAACGCGGCCCGCTGGGTCCCTTACCTCGTGCTCGGCCTCGTGCTGGGCGCGGTCGTCGACCGCTGGCGGCGCCGCCCGCTGCTGATCGCCACCGACCTTGTCCGGGGGCTCCTGCTCGGCGCGGTGCCCCTGCTCTGGTGGGCCGGGATGCTGAACATCCCCGTGCTCGCCGTGTTCATGGCACTTCTCGGGCTGGCCTCGCTGCTCAACGACGCGGCGTCGCAGTCCTTCGTGCCCCGCCTGGTGCCCCGCACCGCGCTGGTGCGGGCCAACGCCCGGCTCGACCAGACCGGCGCGGTCGCCCAGGCCTCCGGCCCGGCGATCGGCGGCGCGCTGACGACGGCGCTCGGCGCGCCGCTCGCCGTCCTCGTCGACGCGGCCACCTACCTGTTCGCCGCGTTCGCCGTCTGGCGGGCCAAGGTGCCCGAGCCCGGCCCGGCCCGCGGCACGCCCCGGCCCGACGGCGGCCTGCGGCCCGCGGCCCGGCGCCTGGTCGACGACGTCCGCGAGGGACTGCGCTGGGTCTACCGGCACACCATGCTCGCGCCGCTGGCCCTCGCCACGCACGGCTGGTTCCTCTGCAACGGCATCGTCACCACGGTGCTCGCCCCGTTCGCGCTCGTCGGGCTCGGGATGACGGCGTTCCAGCTCGGGCTGGCGCTCGCGGCCGCGGGCGCCGCGGGGCTGGCCGGGGCGCTGCTCTCCGAGCGGGCGGGCCGGGTCTGGGGAGCCGGGCGCACGGTCGTCGCGGCGCGCTTCGCGATGGTCCCGGCGTGGGCGGTCGTCGCGCTGGCACCGGCGGGCGCGACGTCGTCGTCGTCGGACGGGCCCGGGACGACGGCGACCTGGCTGACCGTGGCGACCATCGCCGTCGGGCAGGGGCTGTACGGGCTGGCGACGGGTCTCGAGAACGCGAACGAGATGGGGTACCGCCAGGCCGTGACGCCCGACCACCTGCAGGCACGGACCAACACGACCATCCGCAGCATCAACCGGGCCATGCTCGTGATCGGTGCGCCGGCCGGCGGTCTGCTCGCCGACCACCTCGGCTACCGCCCCGCCTTGTGGGTCGGAGTGGCCGGCTTCACGCTTGTCGCGGTACTCCTGGGGATGTCGCGATTCAGGTCCGCGCGGCACCCTCAGGTATCTTGA
- a CDS encoding NADP-dependent isocitrate dehydrogenase, whose product MSKIIYTHTDEAPLLATYSFLPIVSAYAAKAGVDVETRDISLAGRIIAQFPERLTEEQRLSDALAELGELANDPSANIIKLPNISASVPQLKAAIAELQGLGYDLPDFPESVVTDEQKDARERYGRVMGSAVNPVLRQGNSDRRAPASVKNYAKAHPHRMGAWSADSKTNVATMGHDDFFSNEKSVVVEADDTLRIEHVAADGTVTVLKESLPVLAGEVVDATFLDAAALDAFLAESIERAKAEGVLFSVHLKATMMKVSDPIIFGHVVRAFFKPVFDKYGQDLAAAGLSANDGLGGIFAGLAALPNGAEIRAAFDAALADGPKMAMVNSDKGITNLHVPSDVIVDASMPAMIRIGGHMWGPDGEEADTLAVIPDSSYAGIYQTVIDDCRVNGALDPATMGSVPNVGLMAKAAEEYGSHDKTFEIETDGTVRVVDGSGAVLLEHAVHAGDVWRACQTKDASIRDWIKLAVTRARLSDTPAVFWLNSRRAHDANLIGKLEKYLPEHDTDGLELHVMNPAEATAFSLARIRQGLDTISVTGNVLRDYNTDLFPILEVGTSAKMLSIVPLMNGGGLFETGAGGSAPKHVQQLVEEDYLRWDSLGEFFALAASFEHLAVTEGNTRAQVLADTLDRATGTFLDEDRSPGRRLGTIDNRGSHFYLALYWARELAAQSDDAELAATFKPLAEALAAGEQAIVDELVAVQGKAADIGGYYRPDEAKATAVMRPSSTFNEALASL is encoded by the coding sequence ATGTCGAAGATCATCTATACCCACACGGACGAGGCCCCGCTGCTGGCGACCTACTCGTTCCTGCCGATCGTCTCGGCGTACGCGGCCAAGGCCGGTGTGGACGTCGAGACCCGCGACATCTCGCTCGCCGGCCGGATCATCGCCCAGTTCCCGGAGCGGCTCACGGAGGAGCAGCGTCTCTCGGACGCGCTCGCCGAGCTGGGCGAGCTGGCGAACGACCCGTCCGCCAACATCATCAAGCTGCCGAACATCTCGGCGTCGGTGCCGCAGCTGAAGGCCGCGATCGCCGAGCTCCAGGGCCTCGGCTACGACCTGCCGGACTTCCCGGAGAGCGTCGTGACCGACGAGCAGAAGGACGCGCGCGAGCGGTACGGCCGCGTCATGGGCTCCGCTGTCAACCCGGTGCTGCGCCAGGGCAACTCGGACCGCCGCGCCCCCGCCTCGGTGAAGAACTACGCGAAGGCGCACCCGCACCGCATGGGTGCGTGGTCGGCCGACTCGAAGACCAACGTCGCGACCATGGGCCACGACGACTTCTTCTCCAACGAGAAGTCCGTGGTCGTCGAGGCCGACGACACCCTGCGCATCGAGCACGTCGCCGCCGACGGCACCGTGACCGTGCTCAAGGAGTCGCTGCCCGTGCTGGCCGGTGAGGTCGTGGACGCCACGTTCCTCGACGCCGCCGCGCTGGACGCCTTCCTCGCCGAGTCGATCGAGCGGGCCAAGGCCGAGGGCGTGCTGTTCTCCGTGCACCTCAAGGCCACGATGATGAAGGTCTCCGACCCGATCATCTTCGGCCACGTGGTCCGCGCGTTCTTCAAGCCGGTCTTCGACAAGTACGGCCAGGACCTCGCCGCCGCCGGCCTGTCGGCGAACGACGGCCTGGGCGGCATCTTCGCCGGCCTGGCCGCGCTGCCGAACGGCGCCGAGATCCGCGCCGCGTTCGACGCCGCGCTGGCCGACGGCCCGAAGATGGCCATGGTGAACTCCGACAAGGGCATCACCAACCTGCACGTCCCGTCCGACGTCATCGTCGACGCCTCGATGCCCGCCATGATCCGCATCGGCGGCCACATGTGGGGCCCCGACGGCGAGGAGGCGGACACCCTCGCGGTGATCCCCGACTCCTCCTACGCCGGGATCTACCAGACCGTCATCGACGACTGCCGCGTCAACGGCGCCCTCGACCCGGCCACGATGGGCTCCGTGCCCAACGTCGGCCTCATGGCGAAGGCGGCCGAGGAGTACGGCTCGCACGACAAGACGTTCGAGATCGAGACGGACGGTACCGTCCGCGTCGTCGACGGCTCCGGCGCCGTGCTCCTGGAGCACGCCGTCCACGCCGGTGACGTCTGGCGCGCCTGCCAGACCAAGGACGCCTCGATCCGCGACTGGATCAAGCTGGCCGTTACGCGGGCCCGTCTCTCGGACACGCCCGCCGTCTTCTGGCTGAACTCCCGCCGCGCGCACGACGCCAACCTGATCGGCAAGCTCGAGAAGTACCTGCCGGAGCACGACACCGACGGCCTCGAGCTCCACGTCATGAACCCGGCTGAGGCGACGGCGTTCTCGCTCGCGCGCATCCGCCAGGGCCTGGACACGATCTCGGTGACCGGCAACGTGCTGCGCGACTACAACACCGACCTGTTCCCGATCCTCGAGGTCGGCACGTCGGCCAAGATGCTGTCGATCGTGCCGCTGATGAACGGTGGCGGTCTCTTCGAGACGGGCGCCGGCGGCTCCGCGCCGAAGCACGTGCAGCAGCTCGTCGAGGAGGACTACCTGCGCTGGGACTCGCTCGGTGAGTTCTTCGCGCTGGCCGCGTCCTTCGAGCACCTCGCGGTGACCGAGGGCAACACCCGGGCCCAGGTCCTGGCCGACACCCTCGACCGCGCCACCGGCACGTTCCTCGACGAGGACCGCTCCCCGGGTCGCCGCCTGGGCACCATCGACAACCGCGGCTCGCACTTCTACCTGGCCCTGTACTGGGCCCGCGAGCTCGCCGCGCAGTCGGACGACGCCGAGCTGGCCGCCACGTTCAAGCCGCTCGCCGAGGCGCTGGCCGCCGGTGAGCAGGCCATCGTGGACGAGCTCGTCGCGGTCCAGGGCAAGGCGGCCGACATCGGCGGCTACTACCGCCCGGACGAGGCCAAGGCCACCGCGGTGATGCGCCCGAGCAGCACCTTCAACGAGGCGCTCGCGTCCCTCTGA
- a CDS encoding ABC transporter ATP-binding protein: MIDAPRTPETTPVPEASPRPAPVKPTDPARRLDWRRLRGPAAVIALLALTAGAVGLALGTVAAGRLADDATVVGLALLAVCVVGGAIFDGIGQVTWASVVDRAEGKLRSDLLSAALRQPLATLSEQAVGEVLDRVDDDTHAVGTLVRRQLWGAGRTVVGVVPMWIIAGVTWWPAWLLFPVLGGIVALLTRPLLGEIARRKVIEEAAWTDHAAAFEEAVAARNDLRTSLGQAFAVRRVAQLSAIVHEKFRAVVRVEERLLRRAGLVMYALLAGTAVTCAVVAAGGGLSVQQLVTLFLVTAMFVGQMDNLVHHLPDIQEGLGAVLRIRQMLEVEPEPEGGDDLPEGPLDLELRDLTFAYDEGTFALSGVDLLVPAGETIALVGRTGSGKSTLAALLSRAVEPERGSVFLGGADVRDLDLQKLRGAVGVVTQRTEIIAGTLAENIALFSDVPRADIEAAVRELGLTDWTAGLPDGLDTLLGPGGTTLSAGEEQLVAFARLLVRHVQLVVLDEATARMDPLTEARVVAASDRLLSGRTGVLIAHRLGTIERAGLVAVLDHGRVVQQGPRARLARTPGPFRSLLEAGASEGSLDDSAAEPTLAVAAEVRAQTVTASADGEADTAAPDADASARAADANANATGTAQAGAAAPDAVGGRRRAGTPPDLTPPGDGPSLARGVLHALFVRPKWGVFGAVLFLLASLVAAQGAVSGFLWGRTVEIVGTGELPVGLLVALALLLLVQPLFISRALGVYPRWWIEVLLRIRMSVMAGQTRQYRLPATPPGEVVARSMDADRFVRYADRWVDFVNGLAIVAVTALISGTWTAGAVLLAVMVVSAAASAIGRPIAGRSAAGSSAARARFGRALVSALDSARTVKLAARTPDVRRHLGEVDSGRVKAAIFEHRVQAVLDSVPLVTLYIGVVVAWGFLLTNRWDLATTLLVANAVTGFAWFGVVAGAVVTEAPGTRAWQVATARFAGGTDLVSRQQGVDLVTGVAPAPEPSPREPLDRLELRHLTAVHDDGTIGVSDVDLEVRRGELVLLLGQVGSGKSSLLSALAGLMEHTGQVRWNDTEVTDAQAFLRPGQVAHVAQVPRVLSGSFSDNVQLDHARDLDGPVRGARLEQDMRDAGGPHALVGHRGVRLSGGQVQRLALARALAADTELLLADDVSSALDASTEIELWAALRERGTTVVGATSKRAALARADRVVVLVDGAVADVGPWSGLAPRWSHLAG; this comes from the coding sequence ATGATCGACGCACCCCGGACCCCCGAGACCACGCCCGTTCCTGAGGCGTCGCCTCGTCCTGCGCCCGTGAAGCCGACCGACCCGGCACGCCGGCTCGACTGGCGCCGGCTGCGCGGTCCGGCCGCCGTCATCGCCCTGCTCGCGCTCACCGCGGGCGCCGTCGGTCTGGCGCTGGGCACCGTCGCGGCAGGCCGGCTGGCCGACGACGCGACCGTCGTCGGTCTGGCGCTGCTCGCCGTGTGCGTCGTCGGCGGGGCCATCTTCGACGGCATCGGCCAGGTGACCTGGGCGAGCGTCGTCGACCGCGCCGAGGGCAAGCTCCGCAGCGACCTGCTCAGCGCGGCGCTCCGGCAGCCGCTCGCCACGCTCTCCGAGCAGGCCGTCGGCGAGGTGCTCGACCGGGTCGACGACGACACCCACGCCGTCGGGACCCTCGTGCGCCGCCAGCTCTGGGGCGCCGGCCGCACCGTCGTCGGCGTCGTGCCCATGTGGATCATCGCCGGCGTCACCTGGTGGCCGGCCTGGCTGCTGTTCCCGGTGCTGGGCGGCATCGTCGCCCTGCTCACCCGGCCGCTGCTCGGCGAGATCGCGCGCCGCAAGGTGATCGAGGAAGCCGCCTGGACCGATCACGCCGCCGCCTTCGAGGAGGCGGTCGCCGCACGGAACGACCTGCGCACCAGCCTCGGCCAGGCGTTCGCCGTGCGCCGCGTCGCCCAGCTCTCCGCGATCGTGCACGAGAAGTTCCGCGCGGTGGTGCGCGTCGAGGAGCGCCTGCTCCGGCGGGCCGGCCTGGTGATGTACGCGCTGCTCGCCGGCACCGCGGTCACCTGTGCGGTCGTGGCCGCCGGGGGCGGCCTGTCGGTGCAGCAGCTCGTCACGCTGTTCCTGGTCACCGCGATGTTCGTGGGACAGATGGACAACCTGGTGCACCACCTGCCGGACATCCAGGAGGGCCTCGGCGCGGTGCTGCGCATCCGGCAGATGCTGGAGGTCGAGCCCGAGCCCGAGGGCGGCGACGACCTCCCCGAGGGACCGCTGGACCTCGAGCTGCGGGACCTGACCTTCGCCTACGACGAGGGCACCTTCGCCCTGAGCGGCGTGGACCTGCTGGTCCCCGCCGGCGAGACCATCGCCCTCGTGGGCCGCACCGGCTCGGGCAAGTCGACGCTGGCCGCGCTGCTGTCGCGCGCCGTCGAGCCGGAGCGCGGTTCGGTGTTCCTCGGCGGCGCCGACGTGCGCGACCTGGACCTGCAGAAGCTGCGCGGCGCCGTGGGCGTGGTCACCCAGCGCACGGAGATCATCGCCGGCACGCTCGCGGAGAACATCGCGCTGTTCTCCGACGTGCCGCGCGCCGACATCGAGGCCGCGGTCCGCGAGCTCGGCCTGACCGACTGGACGGCCGGCCTGCCCGACGGCCTCGACACGCTCCTCGGCCCCGGCGGCACCACGCTGTCGGCGGGGGAGGAGCAGCTCGTCGCCTTCGCGCGCCTGCTCGTGCGGCACGTGCAGCTGGTCGTGCTCGACGAGGCGACCGCGCGGATGGACCCGCTCACGGAGGCGCGCGTCGTCGCCGCGTCCGACCGGCTGCTCAGCGGGCGCACCGGCGTGCTCATCGCGCACCGCCTCGGCACCATCGAGCGCGCCGGCCTCGTGGCGGTCCTCGACCACGGCCGCGTGGTGCAGCAGGGCCCGCGGGCACGGCTCGCCCGCACGCCCGGACCGTTCCGGTCGCTGCTGGAGGCGGGCGCGAGCGAGGGCTCGCTGGACGACTCGGCGGCCGAGCCCACGCTCGCCGTCGCCGCCGAGGTGCGCGCGCAGACGGTCACGGCGTCCGCCGACGGCGAGGCCGACACGGCCGCGCCCGACGCCGACGCCTCCGCGCGCGCCGCCGACGCCAACGCCAACGCGACCGGTACGGCCCAGGCCGGCGCCGCCGCTCCCGACGCCGTCGGCGGCCGCCGACGGGCGGGCACCCCGCCCGACCTGACCCCGCCCGGGGACGGCCCGAGCCTCGCGCGCGGCGTGCTGCACGCGCTGTTCGTCCGCCCGAAGTGGGGCGTGTTCGGCGCGGTCCTGTTCCTCCTGGCGAGCCTCGTCGCGGCACAGGGTGCGGTCAGCGGGTTCCTGTGGGGCCGCACGGTCGAGATCGTCGGCACCGGCGAGCTGCCCGTCGGCCTGCTCGTCGCGCTCGCCCTGCTCCTGCTCGTGCAGCCGCTGTTCATCTCCCGCGCGCTGGGCGTGTACCCGCGCTGGTGGATCGAGGTGCTGCTGCGCATCCGGATGTCGGTCATGGCGGGGCAGACCCGGCAGTACCGGCTGCCCGCCACGCCGCCCGGCGAGGTGGTGGCCCGGTCCATGGACGCCGACCGCTTCGTGCGGTACGCCGACCGCTGGGTCGACTTCGTCAACGGCCTCGCGATCGTCGCGGTCACGGCCCTGATCAGCGGCACCTGGACCGCCGGTGCCGTGCTGCTCGCGGTCATGGTGGTCTCCGCGGCGGCCTCGGCCATCGGCCGGCCGATCGCCGGCCGCTCCGCCGCCGGGTCCTCTGCGGCCCGCGCCCGGTTCGGCCGGGCGCTGGTCTCCGCCCTCGACTCGGCGCGCACGGTGAAGCTCGCCGCACGCACGCCCGACGTGCGCCGCCACCTCGGCGAGGTGGACTCCGGGCGGGTCAAGGCCGCGATCTTCGAGCACCGGGTGCAGGCCGTGCTCGACTCGGTGCCGCTGGTCACCCTCTACATCGGCGTCGTCGTCGCCTGGGGCTTCCTGCTGACGAACCGGTGGGACCTGGCCACCACGCTGCTCGTCGCCAACGCCGTGACCGGCTTCGCCTGGTTCGGCGTGGTGGCCGGCGCCGTGGTCACCGAGGCGCCCGGCACCCGTGCCTGGCAGGTCGCGACCGCCCGGTTCGCCGGCGGCACCGACCTGGTCTCGCGGCAGCAGGGCGTGGACCTCGTGACGGGTGTGGCCCCCGCGCCGGAGCCGTCTCCCCGCGAGCCGCTCGACCGCCTGGAGCTGCGGCACCTGACCGCCGTGCACGACGACGGCACGATCGGCGTCTCCGACGTCGACCTCGAGGTGCGCCGGGGCGAGCTCGTGCTGCTGCTCGGCCAGGTCGGCTCGGGCAAGTCGTCGCTGCTCTCCGCGCTGGCCGGGCTCATGGAGCACACCGGCCAGGTCCGCTGGAACGACACCGAGGTGACCGACGCCCAGGCGTTCCTGCGCCCCGGCCAGGTGGCCCACGTGGCCCAGGTACCGCGGGTGCTGTCCGGCTCGTTCTCCGACAACGTGCAGCTCGACCACGCCCGCGACCTCGACGGCCCGGTCCGGGGCGCGCGCCTCGAGCAGGACATGCGCGACGCCGGCGGCCCGCACGCCCTCGTGGGGCACCGCGGCGTGCGGCTGTCCGGCGGCCAGGTGCAGCGGCTCGCGCTCGCGCGGGCGCTCGCCGCGGACACCGAGCTGCTGCTGGCGGACGACGTGTCCAGCGCCCTGGACGCCTCGACCGAGATCGAGCTGTGGGCCGCCCTGCGCGAGCGGGGCACCACGGTGGTCGGCGCGACCTCCAAGCGCGCGGCGCTCGCCCGTGCCGACCGCGTGGTCGTGCTGGTCGACGGCGCGGTGGCCGACGTCGGCCCGTGGTCGGGTCTCGCCCCGCGGTGGAGCCACCTCGCGGGCTGA
- a CDS encoding dihydrofolate reductase family protein has protein sequence MAKIVSSLFMALDAVVEPDKGNWHFPYFNDELGAAVDETHTADVFLFGRVTYDSFAGAWPEREAAGGEDAGFARRIGDVRKIVASRSPLDLTWRNSEQLQGDLVEAVAALKADPAIQKIALSGSISVVRQLLDAGLLDELHLFVHPATAGGGLRLFQDGDPSRPMKLLSATPFRTGLLHLVYTPDPNPPTGGYEEAVGQLPDE, from the coding sequence ATGGCGAAGATCGTGTCCAGCCTGTTCATGGCGCTCGACGCCGTCGTCGAGCCGGACAAGGGCAACTGGCACTTCCCGTACTTCAACGACGAGCTCGGCGCGGCGGTCGACGAGACGCACACCGCGGACGTCTTCCTGTTCGGCCGGGTCACGTACGACTCGTTCGCGGGCGCCTGGCCCGAGCGCGAGGCGGCCGGCGGGGAGGACGCCGGGTTCGCCCGGCGCATCGGCGACGTCCGCAAGATCGTCGCGTCGCGGAGCCCGCTCGACCTCACCTGGCGCAACTCCGAGCAGCTCCAGGGCGACCTGGTCGAGGCCGTCGCCGCGCTGAAGGCCGACCCCGCCATCCAGAAGATCGCCCTGTCGGGCTCGATCTCGGTGGTGCGCCAGCTCCTCGACGCCGGGCTGCTCGACGAGCTGCACCTGTTCGTGCACCCGGCCACGGCGGGCGGCGGCCTGCGGCTGTTCCAGGACGGCGACCCGTCCCGGCCGATGAAGCTCCTGTCGGCCACGCCGTTCCGCACCGGCCTGCTGCACCTGGTCTACACGCCCGACCCGAACCCGCCGACCGGCGGCTACGAGGAGGCCGTGGGCCAGCTCCCCGACGAGTGA